Genomic window (Bacillus pumilus):
TCTATTATGTTTATACAGTGTTCAATATCATTAGATTGCAAGAGGTGAAAAATAGATTGGATGACGGTAAACTCTAAATTCCACCATTCTAATAACTGAAGTTTTTCGATGATTTCAGATGAAAATCGGTATTTCATGAGCTGCTGCGGATTTCCAGCGGCAATTGCATATGGTGGCACATCTTTTGTGATCACACTATTTGCTCCGATTACTGCTCCGTTCCCTATACATACTCCTGACATAATCGTCGCGCCATATCCAATCCATACGTCGTGCCCTATGTGTACATCTCCTTTCGATTTGGGATGTCCTTTAATGTGGGCAGCTTCCTTGAAAATTTGATTAAACGGATACGTTGTGACCCAATCTGTACGGTGTTCACCGCCAAGGAAAATTTTCACTTCGTTTGCGATGGAACAAAACTTTCCGATGTTTAATGTTGTTCCTTCCCCCCATGTCAGCACTTGGAAATCTGGTCCGGCATAAGAAAAATCACCGATATTGTACGAACTCAATTCACTTCTTTGATTCAAATACATAGAAGATCAGACCTCCTTAAAAGTGATAGATCTTCGTATGTATATGCTGCTTCACACTCTTACATTATGACTGCACAAGCGCTACAATCTGTTTTTTCTTCCATACGAGCTTATAGTAGCCGTATTGAAGGAGTAAGTTCACAAAGAAAGCTGCAGGATAGCCAATCCAGATGCCTTTAATGCCAAGAGATGTGTAATGCGATAGCACATAAGCGACTGGTACTTCTACAAGCCAAATGGAACAAATACTAAAGATCGTTGGCCATAGCACTGTTCCACTTGCTCTCATCGTTGCTGCAACAATTTGGGCAGTTCCAAAAATAAGATAGCTCCATAATGTAATGACGACTAAGCTATAGGCAATGTCAATCGTCTTAGAATCTGTTAAAAAGATAGATAAAATCTGCGGTGCAAAAAGATAAACGATGATAATGATGAACCCGCCTATGGCAAAATTGAGCCCCAGCCCAATTTTTATTACATCTTTCAGCCGATTGATATTCCCTGCACCGATGAATTGTGCTGCAAAGATAGAGACTGCAATACCAAGGCTCACCGCCGGCATCTGCACATAGCTCACAACTTGATTGACAACACCATAGGCAGCAGTCGCCTGTGATCCATAATCATTGACAAAAGAAATAACAGCAATTTCTGATAAAGAAATAAGAATCATATTAATGCTCGATGGAATGCTGAGCTTTAACAGCGTTTTAAGTAGATCCCCTTTCATTAATAAATGCTTTCTAACCGATGCATCGATGCGAAGCGGGTGCTTTGTTTTATATAAGTAGAATTGTAGAATGATAAATGTCACAATGGTTGATATCACAGAAGCATACGCAGCGCCGTATAAACCGAATGCCGGCAGTCCTAGCCAGCCAAATAATAAAATAGGCAGCATTAAAATATTCGTTGCTGTACTAATCATTAAGAAATAAAAAGGTGTTTTTGAATCCCCTGTTCCTCGAAGAAAGGTCGTGTAAACAAAATAAAGAAATAAGATCGGCATTGAAATGAATAGAATTCTAGCATATGCGGCACTTTCCGCCACAATATTAGCGGGTGTTCCCATGAGATTTAGAATGTCAGTTGCAAAAAAACCTCCAATGATTGCTAAAGAAAGTCCGATTAAAAAAGTGAATGAAAGCGTTGTAC
Coding sequences:
- a CDS encoding MATE family efflux transporter — translated: MTLDNNQSLVKTMSIFLVPLLLSNILQSIGQLVSIVLVGRWIGEDAVAAISAFFPLFFLLVSFSIGIGSGSSILIGQAYGAKNEQRLKEIIGTTLSFTFLIGLSLAIIGGFFATDILNLMGTPANIVAESAAYARILFISMPILFLYFVYTTFLRGTGDSKTPFYFLMISTATNILMLPILLFGWLGLPAFGLYGAAYASVISTIVTFIILQFYLYKTKHPLRIDASVRKHLLMKGDLLKTLLKLSIPSSINMILISLSEIAVISFVNDYGSQATAAYGVVNQVVSYVQMPAVSLGIAVSIFAAQFIGAGNINRLKDVIKIGLGLNFAIGGFIIIIVYLFAPQILSIFLTDSKTIDIAYSLVVITLWSYLIFGTAQIVAATMRASGTVLWPTIFSICSIWLVEVPVAYVLSHYTSLGIKGIWIGYPAAFFVNLLLQYGYYKLVWKKKQIVALVQS